The window TGTAATCGAAATCCCTAATCGCTTTTCAAATGATTTTGTATGTTGAACTCAAAATAGTTTTTGGTTTCTCTTTGAAATTCTTTTTAATGATTACCGTGGGAGCTTAAAACCCCTAATTTAGTCTTGGTAGTTAAGAAGCTCAAAATAAGTGTCagcttagttaaaaaaaaaaattatccaaatTTAAGTGCCACCTTAGTAATTCGAGATAAAAATTGACAAATATTTCCAACTATACCCTTCGTACTCTTTAATATTGCTTAAATCTAAAAAAAGAAATCTAATAAATACGGGTAGTTTAGTAAACTCcacattatatttattgatttatTAATAGGCGTGAGTTTTGCTAAGATGACCCTTATTTTGGGATGAAGGAgatacttagagcctgtttggattggcttatttgaGGTGCTTTTAGGCCAAAATAGTTTTTACGCACTTTTTTGTAGTGTTtggtaaaataaaaaaatgttttcaagcacttgtttttaagctaaaataacaaaaaaaagcCCAAAGTCATAAGCTAGAATTCTTAAACTTATGgtttttgacttataagtcaaaagcTATAAACCCATCCAAACTGACTCTTAGTATTATAGTGATGTGGGACTTGAATTCTGAATGGATACAGAAGATTATAGCTGATCCAAGCTTGTGATAAAAGATTATCTTCTAACCAAAAACCTTAAAGCAATGATTGTTGTGTCCAATGACATTTATAAACTCCTTTGGAAGCCACTCATATGGGACTAGAATATAACTCAACACTACTAATTTGGTATTGAGGCGTAAGCAATTGATTTAAAATTGAAGCAGAAAGAATCAGAGTAAATGTTCAATCTTTGTGGGAGAGATCCTTTGCGGGGTACCGTGGTGCTTCAAGAGGAAGGCATTAGTATGGTGATAGTACTGTGGCTAAAGTAAAACACTAGTGAAATTCATAAATAGTTGATTAGAAGGAATTCTAGTCGGGATTACTGGATTCTGAGAAACTGACCTTTCTATTGAATAATGCTCAAGTTGGCATCTTTAGCTTGATATGCACTAGTTAAACTCAGTTTAGTCTTATGTTTGTTCAACTTTTTTGGTGCATTTACTCTTTCTATTTTAGCAGAATCGATATCATATAATTTCTTTCTTAAGTATATCTTTTGGTGTCATATGTTTTCTTGCTTGTTTCACTTTAGTTGTTTTAGAGTGCTTAACTTTGCTGTCGTCTGGTGCTGTGTTTCAATGCTTATCTATGCCcctcttcttttttatttctctcTTATCTACTCATGTCATTCAACTCTTAAATGGGATATTCTTCTTTTCTCTGAAAAGATTCAAACAATTCATTGATATTTTCTGTGTGTTCTTTTCCAATTCATCGGTTCCATGTTCAGATTTCATCGAATTCCCTCATCGATATAGCATTTCAAAGTCTTCTTTGTTGTAAGAGCCCTTAGTTAAATTTGTTACATGTGGTAACACAATCGTAATTCATCAATCCAGGTCCATGGCAACTGGAGGTTCCTCATCGTCTTCACTTCCTGTTGATGAAGAAGATGAGATACTGATGCTATACGGGTCTGAATCGGGTTGGGTTGAGCCGAAAAGTAACTGTGATCACCTCGCTTCTTTGTCCTCTGATCTCACCCACATTCCAACTCCTGATACTCCTTGCAACAGGTTCATCTTACTACAACCCTATACTTTCTTCTCCTTTCCAAACTCATAGAGACCCGTACATATCATATTATATCGTGTGGTATTATGGTATTTCCCGTCACACTTGGTTGTCAAGTGTACATTTgtctttgtttcattttatttccttcttttttgAGTTTGTAATGAGGTTAATTTTATGTTTAATTGTTCTATGCCATAAGTAATATAATAAGCAATTTCATTTCTATTAGATGCTCCATGTTTAGCTATTCAAAACTTGTTTCTAGATTAAAGTATCACAAATTTAACAATCATGTTCTCCTGTGTGGTTTGTAGGCTATTGCACAGGAGTGAGGTTTACCCTGTGCCcgcccgaagggtagcggctgcaggTTCCcttgtcattaaaaaaaaaaaaaagaagtcaaAAAAAATTTAAGAATCATGTTCAACAGTGATGGTAAAGAGGCACTAGGAACTCTTCCTTTTCTTCTAGGACCTTACACCAGGTCTCTTTTTGTCATATTGTTAATTTACACCAAATATAAGGAATATAGAATGTCAGAAATGTTAGCAAGTCCCAATTTGAGAAGTTCAAAGATATGGAATGAGAAGAAGCATGGACGGTTTTCAATGTTGAATAAACATATTTAgaggacctttttttttttttttttttttttttctgtttttatgTTTTAAGAAGGAAAGATAAATTTGTATTCCTCTAAAGTTTATACAGTAATATCTTTTTGGTTCTAAATTGTATTTTTCCCATTTTGTGTGTTATTTCATACTCATTACTGTATATCCTTAAGGAAATCACTGGTCAGTTCCCTCTCAATTCTGTAGTTTCTAAGTCTATATGTTGGAATTAATAGCCCATTCATTGCTTTGGATTTCAGATGGCACATAGGCATTTAGTGATATTTACTGATACACTTCCACCCATATGTATAGACACTTGTAGTTATTCCAAATTAGGAAAAGACTGGTTTTAATTTAATTTGCTAGACTTCATTATTAAACCTACTATACCAGTGAGAGTTTGTTAAATTGATATGGAAATTCTGGTTGGAAGCAAAGGAATTTAATGGCATTGTGCAAAACCTTTTTTGAAGGTGCCAACATCCAGCAGAGAACTGGCTATGTTTGGGCTGCAAGGAGGTTCTTTGCAGTCGATTTGTTAATAAGCACATGCTCGAGCATTACAAGCTGATGGATCACTCTTTAGCGCTCAGCTTTAGGTAACTATTATGAGACAATACGTCAATATGTTTCGTCATTTTATTTGTCTTTGTTAATATACATTTTTACTggatttcttttcttttgctggAGCAGTGATCTATCAGTTTGGTGTTTCTCCTGCAATGCATATTTAGATGCCGAGGTAATAATGCCATTGCAGTCTGTTCATTTCACTGCCTACGTACTGAAGTTTAATGAGCCTCCACCTTTACGAGCAATGGAGTGTATACAAATTACAGATAACAGAGCAGACGGTTCTACTTCTAGGAACTAATCATTTCATCTTCGATCTGATACCTGTGATGTTTGGCTGTTCAATGATTATCTTTAGATTGATTTGTCCTATAGGAAAAAAGGTTAGAGAATATTAATTTTGGATCATGGCCTCTTTATCTAGATATGGCAACATtacccctttttttctttttatctgtGCGTCGTTCCTACACTGGAAGTTCAACAGTTGATACATCTAGACTTTACAAAAATGATAGGTGTTACTTTTCCTTCAAAGCATTTTTGATTCTTTTCTAACGAGTCCAAAAAATGCATCAGTGAATAGTTATCCAGATCGGTATTGAAGTTCTAGTATTGCTAGGACCC is drawn from Lycium barbarum isolate Lr01 chromosome 8, ASM1917538v2, whole genome shotgun sequence and contains these coding sequences:
- the LOC132606483 gene encoding uncharacterized protein LOC132606483 isoform X1, whose product is MILSMATGGSSSSSLPVDEEDEILMLYGSESGWVEPKSNCDHLASLSSDLTHIPTPDTPCNRCQHPAENWLCLGCKEVLCSRFVNKHMLEHYKLMDHSLALSFSDLSVWCFSCNAYLDAEVIMPLQSVHFTAYVLKFNEPPPLRAMECIQITDNRADGSTSRN
- the LOC132606483 gene encoding uncharacterized protein LOC132606483 isoform X2 gives rise to the protein MATGGSSSSSLPVDEEDEILMLYGSESGWVEPKSNCDHLASLSSDLTHIPTPDTPCNRCQHPAENWLCLGCKEVLCSRFVNKHMLEHYKLMDHSLALSFSDLSVWCFSCNAYLDAEVIMPLQSVHFTAYVLKFNEPPPLRAMECIQITDNRADGSTSRN